One window of Nicotiana tomentosiformis chromosome 11, ASM39032v3, whole genome shotgun sequence genomic DNA carries:
- the LOC104110164 gene encoding uncharacterized protein: MEKVYKVSGGDDLMEFYKREIGFSQPRKFSRRISASEAMVKRLDLYGKLTGHEGCVNTIDFNATGDVLVSGSDDRRVIQWDWATRTSKLSYPSGHMDNIFQAKFMPFTDDRKIVTASADGQVRLGLLLENGRVETKRVGKHQGRVHKLAVEPGSPYILYSCGEDGFVQHYDLRSNSSSKLLRCSSFAENNKHSSSIRLNGIVIDPRNPNYFAVGGSDEYARVYDIRMYQMDARTSSDRPINTFCPHHLIKTNDVHITALTYSNTSELLVSYNDELIYLFQKNMGLSPAPLSLQGEDLDKLEKPQVYSGHRNSQTVKGVSFFGPNDEYVLTGSDCGHIFIWKKKDAKLVRLMVGDRHIVNQLKPHPCIPVLATCGIEKTIKIWAPTSKDVTPLPPDVQEIMEANRRGREDHSRVTLTPDMIMHVLRLHRRQALAYIERRENSEDVDSDEDEGGGAFVLGFSDGEEGENSECSIS, encoded by the exons ATGGAGAAGGTGTACAAGGTTTCTGGTGGAGATGATTTAATGGAGTTttataaaagagaaattgggtttTCTCAGCCCAGAAAATTCTCTCGCCGAATTTCTGCTTCTGAG GCTATGGTCAAGCGACTGGATTTATATGGCAAGTTAACTGGTCATGAAGGATGTGTAAACACAATAGACTTCAATGCCACCGGTGATGTTCTTGTCTCGGGTTCTGATGATAGAAGAGTGATACAATGGGACTGGGCAACGAGAACCTCAAAGTTGTCTTATCCATCAGGTCACATGGACAATATATTCCAGGCAAAGTTCATGCCCTTCACGGATGATCGTAAAATAGTAACTGCATCCGCTGATGGTCAG GTGAGGCTTGGTTTATTGCTGGAGAATGGTCGGGTAGAAACAAAAAGAGTAGGAAAGCACCAAGGTCGTGTACATAAGCTTGCTGTGGAACCAGGAAGTCCCTACATACTTTATAGCTGCGGTGAAGATGGTTTTGTTCAACAC TATGATCTGCGCAGTAATTCTTCCTCGAAGCTTTTACGTTGCTCGTCATTTGCGGAAAACAATAAACACTCGAGCAGCATAAGGTTGAATGGCATTGTGATAGACCCAAGAAATCCTAACTACTTTGCTGTAGGAGGTTCCGATGAATATGCGCGTGTATATGACATCAGAATGTACCAAATGGATGCAAGAACCAGTTCGGATAGGCCAATCAACACATTTTGTCCTCATCACCTGATTAAGACAAATGATGTTCATATTACAGCACTGACTTACTCAAACACAAGTGAATTGCTGGTTTCATACAATGACGAACTGATATACTTGTTTCAGAAGAACATGGGATTGAGTCCGGCTCCTTTGTCTTTGCAAGGTGAAGACTTGGACAAGTTGGAAAAACCACAGGTTTATTCAGGACACAGAAATTCACAGACAGTTAAAGGAGTGAGTTTCTTTGGTCCGAATGATGAATATGTATTGACCGGGTCTGATTGTGGGCATATATTTATCTGGAAGAAAAAGGACGCCAAGCTTGTCCGCTTGATGGTCGGTGATAGGCACATTGTAAATCAGCTTAAGCCCCATCCCTGTATCCCTGTTCTTGCTACATGTGGAATAGAAAAGACCATAAAGATTTGGGCTCCCACATCCAAAGATGTTACTCCTTTGCCTCCTGATGTTCAAGAG ATAATGGAAGCTAATAGGCGAGGCCGAGAGGACCACTCAAGGGTTACACTCACCCCAGACATGATAATGCATGTTTTACGTCTGCACAGGAGGCAAGCACTGGCTTATATTGAGAGACGAGAAAATTCGGAGGATGTTGATAGTGACGAGGATGAAGGGGGAGGCGCTTTTGTGTTAGGATTCTCAGATGGTGAGGAGGGAGAAAATTCCGAATGCAGCATTAGCTAG